A portion of the Acidimicrobiales bacterium genome contains these proteins:
- a CDS encoding galactokinase family protein, which produces MNGADTAFAPGRVNLIGDHVDYVGGRALPMAIQLGTTVTLAGRGGTRIRLSSDAVPGALDVAIDADPATVDPPWGRHVVAVLRELAISAGGTGTVTTSLPVGAGLSSSAALEVAVALAFGTDLTGLDLALACHRAEAAATGVPTGILDQLTITSACDGAALLVDCRDLSTRAVRLPDGLAIHAVHCGESRSLTGSAYASRRTACEDIEREIGPLRDATMDDIASLADRGRRRRARHVVSEIARVGDFTDAMDAGDLDAMGHLADESHRSLRDDYEVSSVALDAAVERARRVPGVIGARLTGAGFGGCIVVFAHRDVDPAEIGGWRLDASGPARRIPPAR; this is translated from the coding sequence GTGAACGGCGCCGACACGGCCTTCGCACCGGGCCGCGTGAACCTGATCGGCGACCATGTGGACTACGTCGGTGGGCGGGCCCTGCCGATGGCCATCCAACTCGGCACGACGGTCACGCTGGCCGGGCGCGGAGGTACGCGGATCCGGCTGAGCTCCGACGCCGTGCCGGGGGCGCTGGACGTGGCGATCGACGCCGACCCGGCGACAGTCGACCCGCCGTGGGGACGTCACGTGGTCGCCGTGCTCAGGGAACTCGCGATCAGCGCCGGTGGAACGGGGACCGTCACCACCTCGCTGCCGGTGGGGGCCGGCCTGTCGTCGAGCGCGGCCCTCGAGGTGGCCGTGGCACTCGCTTTCGGGACCGACCTGACCGGACTCGACCTTGCTCTGGCCTGTCACCGGGCCGAAGCTGCGGCGACAGGGGTTCCGACGGGGATCCTCGACCAGTTGACGATCACCTCGGCATGCGACGGCGCAGCGCTGCTCGTCGACTGCCGTGACCTGTCCACCCGTGCCGTTCGCCTGCCCGACGGCCTCGCGATCCACGCGGTGCACTGCGGGGAATCCCGCAGCCTCACCGGATCCGCGTACGCCTCGCGGCGGACGGCGTGTGAGGACATCGAACGGGAGATCGGCCCACTCCGTGATGCGACGATGGACGACATCGCTTCGTTGGCGGACCGGGGGCGCCGCCGGCGGGCCCGTCACGTCGTGAGCGAGATCGCCCGGGTCGGCGACTTCACCGACGCGATGGACGCCGGCGATCTCGACGCTATGGGCCACCTGGCAGATGAGAGCCACCGCAGCCTGCGCGACGACTACGAGGTCTCGTCGGTCGCGCTCGACGCGGCGGTAGAGCGCGCCAGGCGGGTACCGGGTGTCATCGGCGCGCGGCTCACCGGTGCCGGTTTCGGCGGCTGCATCGTCGTCTTCGCGCATCGTGACGTCGATCCCGCCGAGATCGGCGGGTGGCGTCTGGACGCCTCCGGCCCCGCCCGACGCATCCCTCCGGCGCGGTGA
- a CDS encoding TrpB-like pyridoxal phosphate-dependent enzyme, which produces MNSNRDGYTKVLLDESEMPTQWYNAIPDLPTPPPPPLHPGTREPIGPDDLALLFPMALIAQEVSTESYIDIPGGVLDVYRLWRPSPLFRARRLEKILDTPAKIFYKYEGVSPAGSHKPNTSVPQAFYNHAEGITKLTTETGAGQWGSALAFATAQYDMECEVWQVAASYRAKPYRKTMMEVWGATVHSSPSELTDFGRSLLAENPDHPGSLGIAISEAVSMAVADPKTRYALGSVLNHVLLHQTIIGEETLLQLAKVGETPDVLVGCTGGGSNFAGLSLPFLREKLAGRMDPVIRCVEPAACPTLTRGEYRYDFGDTAGMTPLVKMHTLGHDFIPDPIHAGGLRYHGMAPLVSHLYETGLVEAEAISQNECFDAAVQFARTEGIVPAPEPTHAIAAAVREALRCREEGESRTILTALCGHGHLDLPAYESYLSGEMVDHELSSETIAAAMARVPVVD; this is translated from the coding sequence ATGAACTCGAACAGGGACGGCTACACGAAGGTTCTTCTCGACGAGTCCGAGATGCCGACGCAGTGGTACAACGCGATCCCGGACCTGCCGACGCCACCGCCGCCGCCCCTTCATCCCGGGACACGCGAGCCGATCGGCCCCGACGACCTGGCGCTGCTGTTCCCGATGGCGCTCATCGCCCAGGAGGTCTCGACCGAGTCCTACATCGACATCCCCGGCGGCGTGCTCGACGTGTACCGGCTCTGGCGACCCAGCCCGCTGTTCCGGGCGCGTCGGCTCGAGAAGATCCTCGATACCCCGGCGAAGATCTTCTACAAGTACGAGGGCGTGAGCCCCGCCGGCTCGCACAAGCCGAACACGTCGGTACCCCAGGCCTTCTACAACCATGCCGAGGGCATCACGAAGCTGACGACGGAGACCGGCGCGGGCCAATGGGGATCGGCTCTCGCGTTCGCCACCGCGCAGTACGACATGGAGTGCGAGGTGTGGCAGGTGGCCGCCTCCTACCGCGCCAAGCCCTACCGCAAGACGATGATGGAGGTCTGGGGCGCCACCGTGCACTCGAGCCCCTCGGAGCTCACCGACTTCGGCCGGTCACTCCTGGCGGAGAACCCCGACCATCCCGGCAGCCTGGGGATCGCGATCTCCGAGGCGGTCTCGATGGCCGTCGCCGATCCCAAGACGCGCTACGCGCTCGGCTCGGTGCTGAACCACGTCCTCTTGCACCAGACGATCATCGGCGAGGAGACCCTGCTGCAGCTCGCGAAGGTCGGCGAGACGCCCGACGTCCTGGTCGGCTGTACCGGTGGAGGATCCAACTTCGCCGGGCTCAGCCTGCCGTTCCTGCGCGAGAAGCTCGCCGGGCGGATGGACCCGGTGATCCGCTGCGTCGAGCCGGCGGCGTGCCCGACCCTCACCCGCGGCGAGTACCGCTACGACTTCGGCGACACCGCCGGTATGACACCCCTCGTGAAGATGCACACGCTCGGTCACGACTTCATCCCCGATCCGATCCACGCCGGGGGTCTCCGCTACCACGGGATGGCACCGCTCGTATCGCATCTCTACGAGACCGGCCTGGTCGAGGCGGAGGCCATCAGCCAGAACGAGTGCTTCGACGCGGCCGTCCAGTTCGCCCGCACCGAGGGCATCGTCCCCGCACCGGAGCCGACCCATGCGATCGCCGCCGCTGTCCGCGAGGCGCTGCGGTGCCGCGAAGAGGGCGAGTCCCGGACGATCCTCACCGCGCTGTGCGGCCACGGACACCTCGACCTCCCCGCCTACGAGAGCTACCTCTCGGGCGAGATGGTCGACCACGAGCTGTCGTCGGAGACGATCGCCGCGGCGATGGCCCGCGTTCCCGTCGTCGACTGA
- a CDS encoding TIGR03086 family metal-binding protein has product MIHGVHHVGISVPDMAEAARFYMDVLGFTEAFVGDWDKTRPEADRVIGLEGTSTEMKMLRGHNAYIELWCYRSPEPRPMDPGYSPADHGITHFCLQVSDIDMEFERLGAAGMTFHGPPVTLGENRSIYGRDPFGNIIELYQVTGENALPRDTVGRADLRAFVDALALFDSRVMPLSNDDFAAASPCDGWDAGDVIDHVVSNLHGLSAGIDGDDFFTGVARPVDADRTTAWTDARAAGEAAVTRALAHDVTTLKLGEREVATDYLVVALMRDMVIHTWDLARSVGTDDALPPDLVAAATAAMDAVTEELRGPGMYGPVVSTGDDADAQTRLLALSGREL; this is encoded by the coding sequence ATGATCCACGGCGTACACCACGTGGGGATCTCGGTGCCGGACATGGCCGAGGCCGCGCGCTTCTACATGGACGTTCTCGGATTCACCGAGGCGTTCGTCGGCGACTGGGACAAGACCCGCCCGGAAGCCGACCGCGTCATCGGGCTGGAGGGCACCTCCACCGAGATGAAGATGCTGCGCGGGCACAACGCGTACATCGAGCTGTGGTGCTACCGGTCCCCCGAGCCGCGTCCCATGGACCCGGGCTACTCCCCCGCCGACCACGGGATCACCCACTTCTGTCTCCAGGTCTCCGACATCGACATGGAGTTCGAGCGCCTCGGCGCCGCAGGCATGACCTTCCACGGGCCGCCGGTGACCCTCGGCGAGAACCGTTCGATCTACGGGCGGGACCCGTTCGGCAACATCATCGAGCTGTACCAGGTGACCGGCGAGAACGCACTGCCGCGCGACACCGTCGGCCGTGCGGATCTGCGGGCCTTCGTGGACGCGCTGGCCCTGTTCGACAGCCGCGTCATGCCGCTGTCCAACGACGACTTCGCCGCCGCCTCGCCCTGTGACGGCTGGGACGCGGGCGACGTGATCGACCACGTCGTCTCGAACCTCCACGGACTGTCGGCCGGGATCGACGGTGACGACTTCTTCACCGGGGTCGCCCGCCCGGTCGACGCCGACCGCACGACCGCGTGGACCGATGCCCGCGCGGCGGGTGAAGCGGCTGTGACCCGGGCGCTCGCGCACGACGTCACGACGCTGAAGCTGGGCGAACGGGAGGTGGCGACCGACTACCTCGTGGTCGCGCTGATGCGTGACATGGTCATCCACACCTGGGACCTGGCGCGCAGCGTGGGGACCGATGACGCCCTTCCGCCGGACCTGGTCGCCGCCGCCACCGCCGCGATGGACGCGGTCACCGAGGAGCTGCGCGGGCCGGGAATGTACGGACCGGTGGTGTCCACGGGCGACGACGCCGACGCCCAGACCCGCCTCCTCGCTCTCTCCGGCCGCGAGCTCTGA
- a CDS encoding MOSC domain-containing protein yields the protein MQVNVGRPTTVEWHGRAVTSSIAKKPVSGPVLVDGVNLSGDEQSDQRVHGGRYKAVYAYSAEDYRWWSDELGETVPWARFGENLTVEGIDLQHQVIGTPWRVGSATLAVSTARFPCFKLGMAMGDAAFVARFDAARRNGTYLEISTGGTVTAGDTIEVGRPPGHGVTIDMMVRANAGEREMIERLLDVEELDPEWKDWARRMLARKGETT from the coding sequence GTGCAGGTCAACGTAGGGCGCCCGACCACCGTCGAATGGCACGGGCGCGCGGTGACCTCGTCGATCGCGAAGAAGCCCGTGAGCGGCCCCGTTCTGGTCGACGGGGTGAATCTGAGCGGCGATGAACAGTCCGACCAGCGGGTTCACGGCGGTCGCTACAAGGCGGTCTACGCCTACTCCGCCGAGGACTACCGGTGGTGGAGCGACGAGCTCGGCGAAACCGTACCGTGGGCGCGCTTCGGCGAGAACCTGACCGTCGAGGGGATCGACCTGCAACACCAGGTGATAGGCACGCCGTGGCGCGTCGGCTCGGCGACGCTCGCCGTCAGCACCGCAAGGTTCCCCTGCTTCAAGCTCGGGATGGCGATGGGCGACGCCGCGTTCGTCGCACGGTTCGATGCAGCGCGCCGCAACGGCACCTATCTCGAGATCTCCACAGGCGGCACGGTCACAGCCGGCGACACGATCGAGGTGGGACGGCCACCGGGCCATGGCGTCACCATCGACATGATGGTTCGTGCCAACGCGGGAGAACGCGAGATGATCGAGAGACTCCTCGACGTCGAGGAACTCGATCCCGAATGGAAGGACTGGGCGCGGCGCATGCTCGCCCGGAAGGGGGAAACGACATGA
- a CDS encoding sodium:proton antiporter, whose translation MTDPMVQLAVIVGLGVGCQWIGARIGVPSILLLLAGGILVGPVSDVVEPDALFGPLLFPGISLGVGILLFEGGLALRRDEVGAVSHPLARLVTIGAVVTWLIGAATTALLFDVTSEEALLTGAILVVSGPTVVLPLLRIINARPASASLLRWEGIVIDPIGAILAVVVLEAALGADDAASITGRILATLGGGAAVGFVTSLLLIEALARHWIPDRLQTTTTLGAVMAAFTAAEQIQVEAGLTATTVMGIMLANQRRAPAAHIKEFGEDLGVIVLGSLFIVLGARVDLDDLAEHLAPSLIILAVLVVIARPLAVLLSTWGTNVPAADRRFAAAMAPRGIVAAAVGSLFALELEEHGTEFPELVPIVFTVIVGSVIFYGLTGRLFARAFRVARAQAKGVVLVGGSPWVIDIADKLTEIEVPCLVVTSEEEAIVDAATRGVLIYTGKVDSEELITAAEGVGASVAIALASSDELNALAVRRLSEVVGRSGVFRLRTGDGDHGDEGGAASDIATQPAFGEVTRSHLESVLADGGRIVAAGRTPGDRRDYLPLVVVDPDGTPRVAAGDEGFDPGEIVIALVGSDANRRFWPVVGR comes from the coding sequence GTGACCGACCCGATGGTGCAACTCGCCGTCATCGTGGGACTCGGTGTCGGGTGTCAGTGGATCGGGGCCCGGATCGGGGTCCCGTCGATTCTCCTGCTGCTGGCGGGCGGGATTCTCGTCGGTCCGGTCAGCGACGTCGTCGAGCCCGACGCGCTCTTCGGCCCCCTCCTGTTCCCCGGGATATCACTGGGCGTCGGGATCCTCCTGTTCGAAGGGGGCCTCGCCCTGCGTCGTGACGAGGTCGGTGCGGTGTCGCACCCGCTCGCCCGCCTCGTGACCATCGGCGCGGTCGTGACCTGGCTGATCGGCGCTGCGACGACGGCGCTGCTCTTCGACGTGACGAGCGAGGAGGCGCTGCTGACCGGCGCGATCCTCGTCGTGTCCGGTCCCACCGTCGTCCTCCCGCTGCTCCGGATCATCAACGCCCGACCGGCCTCGGCGTCGTTGTTGCGTTGGGAGGGCATCGTCATCGACCCGATCGGCGCCATCCTCGCGGTGGTGGTCCTCGAAGCTGCGCTGGGCGCCGACGACGCCGCCTCGATCACGGGTCGGATCCTCGCCACACTCGGGGGTGGCGCGGCCGTCGGATTCGTCACCTCGCTGCTGCTCATCGAGGCGCTCGCCCGCCACTGGATCCCCGACCGGCTCCAGACGACGACGACGCTGGGCGCCGTCATGGCCGCCTTCACCGCCGCGGAACAGATCCAGGTCGAGGCGGGGCTGACGGCGACAACGGTGATGGGGATAATGCTCGCCAACCAGCGCCGGGCGCCGGCCGCCCACATCAAGGAGTTCGGGGAGGACCTCGGCGTGATCGTTCTCGGCTCGCTGTTCATCGTTCTCGGGGCACGGGTGGATCTCGACGACCTCGCTGAACACCTGGCACCGTCACTGATCATCCTGGCGGTGCTCGTGGTCATCGCCCGGCCGCTTGCAGTCCTCCTCTCGACGTGGGGGACGAACGTGCCTGCGGCCGACCGCCGATTCGCGGCGGCCATGGCACCACGGGGCATCGTGGCGGCCGCCGTCGGGTCCCTGTTCGCCCTCGAACTGGAGGAACACGGGACCGAGTTCCCCGAGCTGGTGCCCATCGTCTTCACGGTCATCGTGGGCTCGGTGATCTTCTACGGTCTCACGGGTCGGCTCTTCGCCCGGGCGTTCCGGGTGGCGAGGGCGCAGGCGAAAGGGGTCGTGCTCGTCGGCGGCAGTCCGTGGGTGATCGACATCGCCGACAAGCTCACCGAGATCGAGGTGCCGTGCCTGGTGGTCACCTCCGAGGAGGAGGCCATCGTGGATGCCGCGACACGGGGAGTGTTGATCTATACGGGAAAGGTGGACTCCGAGGAGTTGATCACCGCAGCCGAGGGCGTCGGCGCCTCCGTGGCGATAGCTCTCGCCAGCTCCGACGAATTGAACGCCCTCGCCGTGCGTCGGCTCTCCGAGGTGGTCGGACGATCCGGTGTCTTCCGTCTGCGGACAGGCGACGGCGATCACGGCGACGAGGGCGGGGCGGCTTCCGATATCGCGACACAGCCCGCCTTCGGCGAGGTGACCCGTTCTCATCTCGAGAGCGTGCTGGCCGACGGTGGTCGGATCGTCGCAGCGGGGCGGACGCCCGGTGACCGCCGCGATTACCTGCCGCTCGTCGTGGTCGACCCGGACGGAACGCCGCGCGTGGCCGCTGGTGACGAGGGCTTCGACCCGGGAGAGATCGTCATCGCTCTCGTCGGCTCGGATGCCAACCGACGCTTCTGGCCGGTGGTCGGGCGATGA
- a CDS encoding copper resistance protein CopC, translating into MSSFPVSSRVRRLLAFPVSSRVRRLLAAVCVVAVVLGAFVGSAGAHTDLESSVPGASTTVGGDDVGRVELFFFGPIEDDAPRVEVDGPSGLRVGEVEVVDATTVVATFAPLDVAGIHTVTWTVIASDGDAVTGEVVFEFEPVREAPAYLLLDRERSFVVFVVVAIAAVVALGVIVPLGRRRRRSAVTGHTIEILYHSECDDAADMAESLHVALEGLGRDVEITMVEVRDDAHAAELGFRGSPSALLDGADLFDASGAVGFGCRLYETPDGLRGRPDDEQVAAALARRLADPAR; encoded by the coding sequence ATGAGCAGTTTCCCGGTTTCCTCCCGTGTCCGACGGCTTCTGGCATTCCCGGTTTCCTCCCGTGTCCGACGGCTTCTGGCAGCCGTTTGTGTCGTTGCCGTCGTCCTCGGGGCATTCGTCGGTTCGGCCGGCGCGCACACCGACCTCGAGTCGTCCGTACCCGGGGCCTCGACGACTGTCGGCGGCGACGATGTCGGCAGGGTCGAGCTCTTCTTCTTCGGTCCGATCGAAGACGACGCTCCCCGCGTCGAGGTCGACGGACCGTCAGGGCTTCGCGTCGGCGAAGTCGAGGTCGTGGACGCGACGACGGTGGTGGCCACCTTCGCCCCACTCGACGTCGCGGGAATCCACACGGTCACCTGGACGGTCATCGCCTCTGACGGCGACGCGGTGACCGGCGAGGTCGTCTTCGAGTTCGAGCCGGTGCGGGAGGCCCCTGCGTACCTGCTACTCGACCGGGAGCGCTCGTTCGTCGTGTTCGTGGTCGTGGCCATCGCCGCGGTGGTGGCCCTCGGCGTCATCGTGCCACTCGGCCGACGGAGGCGGCGCAGCGCGGTGACCGGGCACACCATCGAGATCCTGTACCACTCAGAATGCGACGACGCTGCGGACATGGCCGAATCGCTGCACGTCGCACTCGAGGGCCTCGGTCGCGACGTCGAGATCACGATGGTCGAGGTTCGTGACGACGCCCACGCGGCGGAACTCGGGTTTCGCGGGTCGCCGTCGGCTCTGCTCGACGGAGCGGACCTCTTCGATGCCTCCGGAGCGGTCGGGTTCGGTTGCCGCCTCTATGAGACGCCCGACGGTCTTCGGGGTAGGCCCGATGACGAGCAGGTCGCCGCGGCCCTCGCCCGGCGTCTCGCCGACCCCGCCCGGTAG
- a CDS encoding ABC transporter ATP-binding protein, with product MTRIHLDHVTRQFEPSSFAVAGLDLHLADGEFVSLVGPSGCGKSTALRILAGFETPDDGHVIVDDDIVDDVPPHDRGFAMVSNADTMLPGRTARSNIAFPLELRARPRSEVELRVELEAASLSISHLLERRRSELSAGERQAVQMARSLVTRPRFLLLDEPFMRLDPQLKERFRGDLMTLQRHYGITTLLVTADQTDARSLSDRMAVLDRGHLQQAGTPADIYERPVNTMVAGFVGEPAMNMIDVAVEATGDERWYRIGNLRVRAYPEVTARYVGRTLTVGLRPEHLRLDATGPNRLAGRVESARSRGAHRIVGVSIGDVSLSALTRSGAPRIGDMAALGFEPRHFHLFDPTSGAALFHPT from the coding sequence ATGACCAGAATCCACCTCGACCACGTCACCAGGCAGTTCGAGCCGTCGTCGTTCGCTGTGGCCGGACTCGACCTGCACCTGGCAGACGGCGAGTTCGTCTCCCTCGTCGGCCCGTCAGGATGCGGCAAGAGCACGGCGCTGCGGATCCTCGCCGGGTTCGAAACACCCGACGATGGCCACGTCATAGTCGACGACGACATCGTCGATGACGTGCCGCCCCACGACCGCGGTTTCGCGATGGTCAGCAACGCCGACACGATGCTCCCCGGACGCACGGCCCGCTCGAACATCGCCTTTCCGCTGGAACTCCGCGCGCGCCCCCGGTCCGAGGTCGAACTCCGGGTCGAACTGGAGGCCGCGAGCCTGTCGATCAGCCACCTCCTCGAGCGTCGGCGCAGCGAGTTGTCGGCCGGTGAACGCCAGGCCGTACAGATGGCCCGCTCTCTGGTCACCCGGCCTCGCTTCCTCCTGTTGGACGAGCCGTTCATGCGCCTCGATCCGCAGCTCAAGGAGCGCTTCCGCGGCGACCTGATGACCCTCCAGCGTCATTACGGCATCACGACGCTGCTGGTGACCGCCGACCAGACCGATGCCCGCTCCCTGTCGGACCGCATGGCCGTCCTGGATCGTGGTCACCTCCAACAGGCCGGCACCCCCGCCGACATCTACGAACGTCCGGTCAACACGATGGTTGCGGGCTTCGTCGGCGAGCCGGCCATGAACATGATCGATGTGGCCGTGGAGGCGACCGGTGACGAACGGTGGTACCGCATCGGGAATCTGCGCGTCCGCGCCTACCCCGAGGTCACCGCCCGCTACGTCGGCCGCACCCTCACGGTGGGGTTGCGGCCCGAGCACCTCCGGCTCGACGCGACAGGGCCGAACCGACTCGCCGGGCGGGTGGAATCGGCGAGGTCACGGGGCGCCCACCGGATCGTGGGGGTGAGCATCGGCGACGTCTCCCTGTCGGCGTTGACCCGCAGCGGCGCTCCGCGAATCGGCGACATGGCCGCCCTCGGCTTCGAACCCCGCCACTTCCACCTCTTCGATCCGACGTCGGGTGCGGCGCTGTTCCACCCGACCTGA
- a CDS encoding cation-translocating P-type ATPase, whose amino-acid sequence MPPPSTGSDAPVGAHAADSPGPGAGGNEPWLETVDVVVARAGTDVDTGLTDAEAQRRLATWGPNVLEATDEDPWWRRLLAQFRDPLVLLLLVAIAISLVAWVIEGTDETPFDAIVIAAIVAANAILGFWQEARAARAVLALREMAAARATVIRDARIVEVDAATVVPGDVLVVTEGDAIAADGRIVDASMLRIAEAPLTGESEPVLKRTDVVNGPTVVGDRVDMAYNGTAVVTGRGRIVVTATGMRTEMGRIASLLDAGADEPPTPLEREIARVGRILGIAVVAIALFVIATIFAVSDISDATDVVDVLLVGVSLAVAAVPEGLPAILTVVLALGVQRMAARNAIVTRLSSVETLGSASVICTDKTGTLTRNEMTIQRVVTASGTSEFTGSGYDPAGHVTVTARSGTDELVLEEVNWVIAGGSLANESALLHADGVWTVRGDPTEAAFLVAERKLGITERRRARFDRRADVPFDSDRKLMSTLEVDTERDHQHLVVTKGAPDVLLGLCTHENVHGEATGLTARRRDEILAGIEGLADDALRTLGVAYRRLDDAPETADTSLETDLVFLGTVGIIDPPRAEAAAAVTEARRAGIRVVMITGDHPLTALRIAQRIGIVDGPAPVVRGVDIETMDAAGLADALEQTSVFARVAPEHKLRIVQSLQSRGATVAMTGDGVNDAPALQTADIGVAMGITGTDVSKEASNMILADDDFATIVAAVAEGRGIFANIRKFLRYLLSSNMGEVLTMFGGVVAATALGLDDTGEAIAVPLLATHILWINLLTDSAPALALGIDPAVENPMDRPPRSAQDRVIDGPMQRDVVFTGFVMAVATLLALDIELTGGLIGGDGDIVTARTMAFTTLVLAQLFNCFNARSPLESAFVSLFSNPWLWGAVVLSAGLQVLVVHVGVLNQAFDTTPLDVTQWMLALGLASSVLVAAEVRKLTGRAWRTRSDPQRARRAS is encoded by the coding sequence GTGCCCCCACCGTCGACAGGATCCGATGCGCCGGTGGGCGCGCACGCTGCGGACTCGCCAGGACCCGGCGCGGGGGGCAACGAGCCCTGGCTCGAGACCGTCGACGTCGTCGTCGCACGAGCGGGCACCGATGTCGACACCGGGCTGACGGACGCCGAGGCGCAGCGGCGGCTGGCCACATGGGGACCCAACGTCCTCGAAGCCACGGACGAAGACCCCTGGTGGCGCCGGTTGCTCGCACAGTTCCGGGACCCGCTGGTCCTACTCCTGCTCGTCGCCATCGCCATCTCGCTCGTTGCGTGGGTCATCGAGGGGACCGATGAGACGCCATTCGACGCCATCGTCATCGCCGCGATCGTCGCCGCCAACGCGATCCTGGGTTTCTGGCAGGAGGCCCGCGCCGCACGAGCCGTGCTGGCTCTGCGTGAGATGGCGGCCGCACGCGCAACCGTCATCCGTGACGCGCGAATCGTCGAAGTCGATGCGGCGACTGTCGTCCCCGGCGATGTCCTGGTCGTCACCGAGGGTGACGCCATCGCGGCGGACGGTCGCATCGTGGACGCCTCGATGCTGCGGATCGCCGAGGCGCCCCTCACCGGTGAGAGCGAACCGGTCCTCAAACGCACCGACGTCGTCAACGGGCCGACGGTCGTCGGCGACCGTGTCGACATGGCCTACAACGGGACAGCCGTCGTGACAGGTCGGGGTCGTATCGTCGTCACCGCCACCGGCATGCGCACCGAGATGGGCCGCATCGCCTCCCTCCTCGACGCCGGCGCCGACGAACCCCCGACCCCTCTCGAGCGCGAGATCGCCAGGGTCGGCCGGATACTCGGTATCGCCGTGGTCGCGATCGCCCTCTTCGTGATCGCGACCATCTTCGCCGTCTCCGACATCTCCGATGCGACCGACGTGGTCGACGTCCTGCTGGTCGGCGTCTCGCTCGCGGTGGCCGCCGTACCGGAGGGCCTTCCCGCCATCTTGACCGTCGTACTGGCACTCGGCGTCCAGCGAATGGCCGCGCGCAACGCGATCGTGACCCGACTCTCCTCGGTCGAGACGCTCGGATCGGCGTCGGTCATCTGCACCGACAAGACGGGCACCCTGACGCGCAACGAGATGACGATCCAACGCGTCGTCACCGCATCGGGCACCTCCGAGTTCACCGGCAGCGGGTACGACCCGGCGGGACACGTGACCGTCACCGCACGCTCCGGGACCGATGAGCTCGTACTCGAGGAGGTCAACTGGGTCATCGCCGGTGGTTCGCTGGCGAACGAGAGCGCGCTCCTTCATGCCGATGGCGTGTGGACGGTGCGCGGCGATCCGACCGAAGCCGCCTTCCTCGTCGCCGAACGCAAGCTGGGCATCACAGAACGTCGACGGGCCCGCTTCGACCGCCGCGCCGATGTCCCCTTCGACTCGGATCGCAAGCTCATGTCGACGCTCGAGGTCGACACCGAACGCGACCACCAGCACCTCGTCGTGACCAAGGGCGCCCCCGACGTCCTGCTGGGGCTCTGCACCCACGAGAACGTCCACGGCGAGGCGACCGGACTGACCGCCCGACGCCGCGACGAGATCCTCGCCGGCATCGAGGGTCTGGCGGATGACGCCCTGCGGACGCTCGGGGTGGCCTACCGCCGCCTCGACGACGCCCCGGAGACCGCCGACACGTCGCTTGAGACCGACCTCGTCTTCCTCGGCACGGTGGGGATCATCGACCCTCCCCGCGCCGAAGCCGCCGCGGCGGTGACCGAGGCCCGACGAGCCGGGATCCGGGTCGTCATGATCACCGGCGACCACCCGCTGACCGCCCTGCGGATCGCCCAGCGGATAGGCATCGTCGACGGCCCGGCACCCGTGGTGCGCGGCGTGGACATCGAGACGATGGATGCCGCCGGCCTCGCCGATGCCCTGGAACAGACCTCGGTCTTCGCCCGCGTCGCCCCCGAACACAAGTTGCGGATCGTCCAGTCGCTGCAGTCGCGGGGCGCCACCGTCGCGATGACGGGCGACGGCGTGAACGACGCCCCCGCCCTGCAGACCGCCGACATCGGCGTCGCGATGGGTATCACAGGCACCGACGTCTCCAAGGAGGCGTCCAACATGATCCTCGCCGACGACGACTTCGCGACGATCGTCGCCGCCGTCGCCGAAGGGCGGGGCATCTTCGCGAACATCCGCAAGTTCCTCCGGTACCTGCTGTCGTCGAACATGGGCGAGGTGCTCACGATGTTCGGTGGCGTGGTGGCGGCGACGGCCCTCGGCCTCGACGACACCGGCGAGGCGATCGCTGTCCCGCTTCTGGCGACCCACATCCTCTGGATCAACCTGCTCACGGACTCCGCGCCGGCGCTCGCTCTCGGCATCGACCCGGCCGTCGAGAACCCGATGGACCGGCCGCCCCGGTCCGCCCAGGACCGGGTGATCGACGGGCCCATGCAACGTGACGTCGTATTCACGGGCTTCGTGATGGCGGTCGCGACGCTGCTGGCACTCGACATCGAGTTGACGGGCGGGTTGATCGGCGGGGACGGCGACATCGTCACGGCGCGGACCATGGCCTTCACCACGCTCGTCCTCGCCCAGTTGTTCAACTGCTTCAACGCCCGCTCCCCCCTCGAGTCCGCGTTCGTGTCCCTCTTCTCGAACCCCTGGCTATGGGGCGCTGTCGTTCTCTCGGCGGGACTGCAGGTGCTCGTCGTGCACGTCGGCGTACTCAACCAAGCGTTCGACACGACCCCCCTGGATGTGACCCAGTGGATGCTCGCCCTGGGACTCGCATCGAGCGTCCTCGTCGCCGCCGAGGTACGTAAGCTCACCGGCCGGGCATGGCGGACCAGGTCCGACCCGCAGCGGGCACGGCGGGCGTCGTAG